A region from the Cervus elaphus chromosome 10, mCerEla1.1, whole genome shotgun sequence genome encodes:
- the LOC122701301 gene encoding uncharacterized protein LOC122701301 isoform X1, translated as MDRGVTLGIRVDILGVPNDVASLRAQMHSHVDYFCPEMRNQPEEAQVEAAQGEMEEALSEDIVEYLGDHIQENLPESQQESSALLLEARQEVRRRIQRRSVSASLEVQNPEESIWARALRRFLGFLQSLKQRCWDVLTWLRETAAAILEAICSAVEAVWGLLSGFSFSVGQLFGNLIQV; from the exons atggacagaggagtcactTTAGGAATTAGAGTCGACATTCTG GGAGTCCCAAATGACGTGGCTTCTCTCAGGGCCCAAATG CACAGCCATGTGGATTATTTCTGTCCTGAGATGAGAAATCAACCAGAAGAAGCACAG GTGGAGGCAGCCCAAGGAGAGATGGAG GAGGCACTCAGCGAGGACATCGTGGAATACCTGGGAGATCACATTCAAGAGAACCTTCCA gaaTCCCAGCAGGAGTCCAGTGCCTTGCTTCTGGAAGCAAGGCAAGAAGTACGCCGCAGAATCCAGAGACGCTCGGTCTCtgcctccctggaggtccagaaTCCGGAAGAGAGCATCTGGGCCAGAGCCCTGCGGCGGTTCCTGGGCTTTCTGCAGAGTCTGAAGCAGCGGTGTTGGGATGTGCTGACCTGGCTGCGGGAGACGGCAGCGGCCATCCTAGAGGCCATCTGCAGTGCGGTGGAGGCCGTCTGGGGATTGCTGAGTGGTTTCAGCTTCTCTGTGGGGCAGCTCTTCGGAAACCTCATCCAGGTCTAG
- the LOC122701305 gene encoding uncharacterized protein LOC122701305, translating to MRYTRGVPRNLASLRVRMHSRVDYFCLEMRNQPEEAQMEAALFEMEEALSEDIVEYLEDHIQENLPESQQESSALLLEVRQEVRRRIQRRTVSASLEVQNPEESIWARAWRRFLGFL from the exons ATGCGCTACACTAGG ggagTCCCACGTAACCTGGCTTCTCTCAGGGTCCGAATG CACAGCCGTGTGGATTATTTCTGTCTTGAGATGAGAAATCAACCAGAAGAAGCACAG ATGGAGGCAGCCCTATTCGAGATGGAG GAGGCACTCAGCGAGGACATCGTGGAATACCTGGAAGATCACATTCAAGAGAACCTTCCA gaaTCCCAGCAGGAGTCCAGTGCCTTGCTTCTGGAAGTACGGCAAGAAGTACGCCGCAGAATCCAGAGACGCACGGTCTCtgcctccctggaggtccagaaTCCGGAAGAGAGCATCTGGGCCAGAGCCTGGCGGCGGTTCCTGGGCTTTCTGTAG
- the LOC122701301 gene encoding uncharacterized protein LOC122701301 isoform X2: MANARGVPNDVASLRAQMHSHVDYFCPEMRNQPEEAQVEAAQGEMEEALSEDIVEYLGDHIQENLPESQQESSALLLEARQEVRRRIQRRSVSASLEVQNPEESIWARALRRFLGFLQSLKQRCWDVLTWLRETAAAILEAICSAVEAVWGLLSGFSFSVGQLFGNLIQV, from the exons ATGGCTAACGCCAGG GGAGTCCCAAATGACGTGGCTTCTCTCAGGGCCCAAATG CACAGCCATGTGGATTATTTCTGTCCTGAGATGAGAAATCAACCAGAAGAAGCACAG GTGGAGGCAGCCCAAGGAGAGATGGAG GAGGCACTCAGCGAGGACATCGTGGAATACCTGGGAGATCACATTCAAGAGAACCTTCCA gaaTCCCAGCAGGAGTCCAGTGCCTTGCTTCTGGAAGCAAGGCAAGAAGTACGCCGCAGAATCCAGAGACGCTCGGTCTCtgcctccctggaggtccagaaTCCGGAAGAGAGCATCTGGGCCAGAGCCCTGCGGCGGTTCCTGGGCTTTCTGCAGAGTCTGAAGCAGCGGTGTTGGGATGTGCTGACCTGGCTGCGGGAGACGGCAGCGGCCATCCTAGAGGCCATCTGCAGTGCGGTGGAGGCCGTCTGGGGATTGCTGAGTGGTTTCAGCTTCTCTGTGGGGCAGCTCTTCGGAAACCTCATCCAGGTCTAG